CGGTGCAGAAGCTAGGGAAGTAGGAATGTAAAGTTAAATTTTATGAAAAATAGGAAATTGAAAAGGGCGATTCGGACACAAAACAGGGCGATATAGACACAAATCTGATCGATTCAGACACAAAATCGGGCGATAAAAAAAGTGGAAAACTGACAACGGCGATTCAATCTCGAATCGCTTTTTCATTGTGTGCCAGGCATGGCAACTATCTAGGTGGTGAAAGTCCACTGTGGGGGTACACATCGACCAACCACTAAGGAAGCGCAAGGTACTTATCGTGAGATAAGGGCTGGAGGAAGCGTGGAATAAAATCTTGGCTCGACGAACAGAAATCTGATACCAAGGCTCTACAAAGGGATAAGGCTCCAATACAAGTCAAAGTCCAAAAGATGTGCGTAACTTTGTAGGGTAAATCAGGCGAGTAAAAGAGGAAAGATAGTTGTCTTACCCTGGGAGGTCTTGCGGATGTATAAAAAATACAGTCGAAAACGGTTAGTCGCAAGAAGTCAGCAGAAGCCATAGTAATGACCATTGGTCATGAAGGGCCGAACAATTTATAGTGTTTCAACACCACAAATGCGTAAGCGACGGACTCCGAATGTGTTAATGGTGAAAGTATGAGCGTATCTCAAATGATAACCAAAATGGAGGTATTACTTACTACGTGAGAGGAAATGGAGAAACGAGTGTGCAACTTTTAGAAAAGATTCTAAGCAATCAAAATATGAATGAAGCCTACTTACGTGTCTATAGAAATAAAGGTGCAAGTGGGGTCGATGGAATAACGGTTGATGAACTTAAACAGTATCTGAAAGAGAACAAGGATGAACTACGTCAGCGCATCAGAACTAGAAAATACCAACCACAAGCTGCCTTACGAGTGGAAATCCCAAAAGAAAATGGAAAGATGCGCAAACTGGGAATACCAACAGTAGTGGATAGGGTGGTTCAACAGGCAATTCATCAAGTACTCAGTCCGATATTTGAAAAAGAGTTTAGTGAATACAGTTACGGTTTTAGACCAAATAGAAGTTGTGAGATGGCAATCATAAAAAGTCTCGAATTTCTGAATGATGGATACGATTGGATAGTGGACATTGACCTTGAAAGATTTTTCGACACAGTCAACCATGATAAACTCATGCGAATCATATCCAATACAATCGATGATGGAGATGTCATTTCTTTAATTAGAAAATACTTGGTCAGTGGGGTCTTGGTAAAGGGTAAATATGAGGAAACACCGATTGGAACTCCGCAAGGAGGAAACCTCAGTCCACTATTAAGTAACATAATGTTGAATGAACTGGACAAGGAACTAGAAAGTAGAGGACTCCATTTCGTGAGATATGCGGATGACGCTCTTATCTTTGTGAAGAGTGAGAAAGCTGCAAATAGAGTGATGGAATCAGTCGTGAAGTTTATAGAAAAGAAATTAGGGCTGATAGTCAATGCAGAAAAGAGTAAAATCGCTCGTCCAAAAGACTTAAAATTCCTGGGGTTTGGATATTACTACGATTCAAAAGACAAGAAATATCAAGTTCGACCACATACAATCTCAGTACAGAAATTTAAAAGGAAACTTCGACAACTAACAAAGCGAAACTGGAGCATTCCGTTAGACTACCGAATATTGAAACTAAAACAAGTAATATTTGGTTGGGTAAATTACTTTAGAACTGCAAACATGAAAACGGCTATGCGTGAAATTGATAAGAAACTACGCTCAAGAATAAGAGTAATCATTTGGAAACAGTGGAAGGTACCAAGAAAACAGATAAGGTCACTAATCCAATTGGGGATACCCGAAGAAGAAGCCAAGGGCTTAACATTCTGTAGGAAAGGTTATCGATTTATCGGATTATCTAAAGTTGTTCAAAGAGCAATTTCAAATAAAAGGCTAGAGCAGAGGGGAATACCCTCTGCTCTACAACGTTACTTAAAAGTACACACTGTAATATAAATTGAAACGCCGTATACGAGATCCGTACGTACGGTGTTGTGAGAGGGGCGAAAATTAGTTAACTTATTTTCCCTCTACTCGATTGAAATGATTTAATAAACTAGTGAATTGTGCTAATTTTGAAATAGGTAATAGAGATATTGTAATATAGAATTCTAGAAGTTCCATTATCTTGAAATATTAATTTCTAATAGAACGAGGTTCAAATATGATTACACCAGATCAATTCATCCATCGAGGAGAATACATAGTCCTAACATCTGAAACACCACTCAAAACCTTCAGCTCTGCAATGCTTAACTCAGGGTATGGAGAATTTCGATATTTTATCAATCGTACAGTTGATGTTTCATATAATCCTCATAATGCAACAGAAGAAAT
Above is a genomic segment from Lysinibacillus sp. PLM2 containing:
- a CDS encoding group II intron reverse transcriptase/maturase, producing the protein MRGNGETSVQLLEKILSNQNMNEAYLRVYRNKGASGVDGITVDELKQYLKENKDELRQRIRTRKYQPQAALRVEIPKENGKMRKLGIPTVVDRVVQQAIHQVLSPIFEKEFSEYSYGFRPNRSCEMAIIKSLEFLNDGYDWIVDIDLERFFDTVNHDKLMRIISNTIDDGDVISLIRKYLVSGVLVKGKYEETPIGTPQGGNLSPLLSNIMLNELDKELESRGLHFVRYADDALIFVKSEKAANRVMESVVKFIEKKLGLIVNAEKSKIARPKDLKFLGFGYYYDSKDKKYQVRPHTISVQKFKRKLRQLTKRNWSIPLDYRILKLKQVIFGWVNYFRTANMKTAMREIDKKLRSRIRVIIWKQWKVPRKQIRSLIQLGIPEEEAKGLTFCRKGYRFIGLSKVVQRAISNKRLEQRGIPSALQRYLKVHTVI